Genomic segment of Iocasia fonsfrigidae:
AGTGCTGAACTGCAGATTGTACCTGCGGTTAAAGCTAGAGATGTTGGTTTTGACAGGGGATTACTGGCTGCTTATGGTCATGATGATCGGGTGTGCAGTTATACTGCTTTACGGGCTTTAATCGACCTTGAGCGGCCCCTGAATACTGCTATGGCCCTCCTGGTGGATAAAGAAGAGATTGGTAGTATGGGGAGTACAGGTATGCAGTCTCATTTCTTTGAAAATACTATAGCAGAAATGGTCAATCTCCTGGATGAAGACTATTCTGATTTAACTGTGAGGAGGGTTATTGAAAATTCTAGTGCTCTATCTGCTGATGTAAATGCAGCTTATGACCCAACCTTTGCTGATGTCTACGAAAAAAGCAATTCTGCTTTTATGGGCAAAGGGGTTGTGATAACAAAATATACTGGTGCCAGAGGGAAGGCCGGGGCATCAGAAGCTACAGCTGAGTTTGTAGCTGAGGTTCGTTCATTATTTAATAGGGCAGGTGTATTATGGCAGATAGGTGAACTTGGGAAGGTTGATAAGGGTGGTGGTGGAACCATTGCCCAGTTCCTGGCCAATTATAATATGGATGTACTGGACTGTGGCCCAGGTTTGTTGTCAATGCATGCCCCTTATGAGCTGGTCAGTAAAGTAGATGTTTATCACAGTTATCTGGCCTATAATGTTTTTATGGAAAAGTGAGGAAATTTCAAGTAAAGTTATAAATATCTTCGGCCTGTTTTGTAATATGCTTATTCACTAAAAAAGTTAATTCTCCATCTCCTACTTAAGGCAATTAGCAACAAAATAAACTCACTTCACTACGTTTTGTTCAAACAGTATTTTGTAAACCGCTAATTGTCTTAAGTGCGGGGATGGAACTTTTTTAAGTTCATTCACATATTACAAAAACAGGCTAGGATTAATTTTTTTTTGGAGTATTTGAGATTTTGTAATATAGTTAACATTATTTTTTTAAAAATGATTTATAATAGAAGAAAAGACAAGAAAATTAAAATAGAAGGAGTGATTTTTAATGGCCAATACTAAGGAAGTAAATAATAATAATTTCAACAAAGAAGTGCTTAATGCGGATAAACCTGTGCTGGTTGATTTCTGGGCAGAGTGGTGTGGACCGTGTAGGATGGTAGGTCCGGTTGTTGAAGAAATTGCTAAGGAACATGATGAACTTAAGGTTTGTAAGCTGAATGTTGATGATAATCAGGCGTTGGCTGCCAATTATGGGGTAATGAGTATACCTACTATTATATTATTTGAAAATGGTGAGGTTAAGAATAAAGTTACTGGTTATATGCCTAAGAGCAGTCTGGTCAGTAAACTTGGTTTAAGTTAATGATATCGTTAATATAAAAAATAAGCTTACTGGCAGGGGATAAAACCCCTGCTCTTTTGTTATCTATTGTAATTTATGGCTGATTCATTTATAATATATTTCAGGTAGATATATAAGACCAGAGGGTGGGTGTAAATAATGCTGATCGTAGACAATGTTTATTTAACCCTGGGACATAAGGAGGTTTTTCGGGGGTTAAACCTTGAATTTAACGAGGGGAATATATATGGGTTATTAGGACAGAATGGTGCAGGAAAGAGTACAGTGGGTTATTTATTAATGGGGATTGAAAACTATTTTCCGGAAAAAGGGCAGATAATTTTTGATAAGCAGGATATTACAGGACTGGATATCCAGGGGAGGGCCCGGAAGGGCATTACCCTTGCCTGGCAGGAGCCTGCCCGTTTTGAAGGCATTACTGTCCATGACTTCCTAACACTTGGTGGGCGTTATTCAGCTAAAAAAGCCGTTGATCTATTGGAATTAGTCGGCCTCCCTGCTGAAAGGTACTTAAAAAGAGAATTGAATGACAGTTTGAGTGGTGGGGAAAGGAAACGCATTGAGATGGCTTCTGTAATGATGATAGAACCCAGGGTTGTAATTCTTGATGAGCCTGATTCTGGAATTGACTATGGTTCATATGAAAAGGTATTGGATGTTGCCAGGTATCTAAGAGATAAAGGGAGTATAGTCATTATGATAACCCATAATGTAAATATATTTGATAATCTAGATTATGTCTATTTGATTTGTAATGGTGTGGCTTATCGTGAAGGAGAACCTGATGATGTGCGTTATTTCTATGAACATCAGTGTGATAGGTGTGAATATTTGAAAACCGGGGGTGATAGCCTTGCTTACTAATCATAGTGAAGATTTTGAACTGTTGGTTGATGCCTATGAAGAAAGTGGTGGTGCTGCTTCGGTTTTTGATGATGATAGTGCTGCCTTTTTATTGATAAATAAAGACCAGGTTGTTGGTATTAACCAGGTTAAGGGCCTGACAATTGAGACCGAAGAGATTGAAGATGGTATTAAGGCCAGAATAACCATTAGTAAAGGGACAAAATTAAAGAAACCGATGCATATGTGTTTTGGTGTTACACACAGCAGTGGTATTCAAAATATAGTATCAGAGTATATTCTGGAAGAAGGGGCTGAAGCCAGCTTAAAAGCACACTGCAGTTTCCCAAAAGCTGAGGATGTGGTACATAAGATGGATTCAGTCATAAGATTGGGTAGGAATGCTATTTTAAATTATGAAGAGGTTCACTACCACGGTCCTGATGCCGGGATAGAAGTGCTCCCCAGGGCAAAGGCCTATCTGTCTGAAGGTGCTTATTATTTCAATGAATTTAAACTGGTTAAGGGCAGGGTCGGTAAACTTGATGTTGATTTTGAGGTTGAGTTAGCTAAAGAGGCTGTAACCGAGTTTGTCAGTAAGGTATATGGTAAAAAAAATGATCAAATCAGGATAAAAGAAACAATCCATCTCAATGGCAGAGGAAGTAGAGGACTAGCCAAGACCAGGGTTTTTGCCTCAGATAAGACAGTTAGTGAGGTTATTGGAGAGGCTTACGGTAATGCCCCTTATGTCAAGGGACATATAGATTGTGTTGAGGCTGTAAAAGGTGAGGCTGAAGTCAGTGCTGTCCCCATTATCAGGGTAAACAATGACCTGGCTGAATTATCCCATGAGGCAAGTATAGGGAGAATAAACCAGAAACAGCTGGAAACTTTGATAGCCAGGGGCTTAAATGAAGAAGAGGCTACAGATTTGATTGTAAATGGTATGTTAAAATAAGGCCTTCCCTATTTGCCTGGCAATATTTTATATGATACAATATCTGTAAAGATTTACTGTTTGGGAGAGTGGGAATATGAAGGTATTAGTCATTCATGCTCAGGATGATAAAATTACTAAAATTGCTAAAGCTATGGTTGAAGGTATTGTTAATAATGGTAATCAGGCAGATCGAATTAGTACCAGTGATACCGGGGGATTAGTTAATTTCCACAGTTATGACCTGGTTTTAGTCGGTAGTCCAACAAAGGGTTTTTTTAAAGGAAAGATTGATGAAAATATTAAACCCTTTTTAGGGCAGTGTAAGAGGACAGTTGGTAAAGAGGCTGTTGCTTTTGTGACCCCGAGGGGATTTGCTACTACCAAAGCCTTAAAATTAGTAATGGCTGTTCTGGAGAGTCTGGGGTGTATTGTCAAAGATTTTGTAAGCCTTAGTACAGTAAAAGAAGCAAGGGTATTTGGTGGGAAGCTGTAATATTTATTCATGGTTTTATTTATTTGAGCAGGGAAATATCCTTGTAATATTTTTATGCCTATTATATAATGTATAAGGTGCCACAGAGTGGGTAGACACCATCTGTGGTTTTTTCTTATGTTATATGAAATTGTGGATAACTTTAAAGACCGACCAATATATTTACTTACCTTGTCGTGCACTATGGCGTCCTGCCTTCGTTTACTGTCGAGAAATTGTCTTCCGGTGTCCTACCTCCAGCCAATTTCTAGAGTCGTCCAGTAAATATATTGGTCTGGTTTATTATGATGAGTAGTTAACTTTGAGTGAAAAGTGGTTCTAAGTAAAAATAAATAATTATTGATTAAGTTTGGGTGGCGAAGCCATTTTGTTCGATAGAAAGTACAGGGGTTTTAATATGAGTAGGAAGATTGAATTAACTATTAAGAGTTGTCAGAAATACCCAGATGATGGCAGAGTAGAGGAGATTAATAGTTCGACAGAGGGGTTAATTTATCGCAAAAACAGGTTACATTATCTGGTATATAATGATTATTCAGCAGGTTTATCAGGGGTCAGGACGACTATAAAGATTGACCAGGCCTGTGAAAGGGTCCTTATTATTAGGGCTAAGCCCTATGAGTATCAGCAAACATTTGTCAATGGAAAGAAAGAAAAAGGTAGTTATCAAACAAATTATGGTAGGATTAAGACAGCTGTTTTAACTGAAGAATTAAAGATAGATCTCAGGGATAAAAAAGGTAGTATTTTAATAGACTATAAATTGTATTTCAATGGACAATATACCAGTAGAAACAATTTATTAATTAACTGGGTTTAATTTCACTTAAAATCTAGATAAAGGGAGAAGACTATCAAGGGGGGGTATCAATGGCTAGTAAATATATTTTTGTGACAGGTGGTGTGGTGTCAGCCCTGGGAAAGGGTATTACAGCTGCTTCACTTGGTAGATTATTAAAAAGTAGGGGATTGAAAGTCAGCATTCAAAAGTTTGACCCATATATCAATGTAGACCCGGGGACAATGAGCCCCTATCAACATGGTGAGGTCTTTGTTACTGATGATGGGGCTGAAACAGATCTTGACCTGGGACATTATGAACGCTTTATTGATGTTAATTTAAGCCAGAATAATAATGTTACTACCGGCCAGATCTATGGTTCTGTTATCAGGAAAGAAAGAAAGGGTGAATACCTGGGAGCTACTGTACAGGTGATTCCACATATTACAGATGAGATAAAAGATAGGATAACCAGGGTTGGTCGGGAAACAGATGCTGATGTTGTTATTACAGAAATTGGCGGGACTATTGGGGATATTGAGAGTCTCCCCTTTATTGAGGCGATCCGTCAGTTGAAGAGTGATTTAGGGAAGGAGTATATCTTTTATTTACACTGTACCCTTGTTCCGTATATTGCTACTGCCGGTGAGTTGAAAACAAAACCAACCCAGCATAGTATTAAGGAACTAAGGAGTATAGGTATTCAGCCAGATGCTGTTGTCTGCCGCTGTGACAGGGAATTAACCCGGGAGGTAAAAGATAAAATTGCCCTTTTTGGTGATATTGACAAAGATGCTGTTGTTCAGGTGATAGATGCTGACCATATTTATGAGGTGCCCTTATTACTGGAAGAAGAGGGTCTGGCAAGTTATGTTATAGACAAGCTGGGTCTTAAGGACAAAGTGCATGCACCTGATCTCAATGAATGGTGTGAGATGGTCAAGAAGATGCAAAAACCCGGCGGGAAAGTCAAGATATCTATTGTCGGGAAATATGTTGAGCTCCCTGATGCCTATATCAGTATTAATGAATCACTTAAACATGCTGGTATTGCTAATAATGCTGATGTTGAGATCAATTATGTCTATGCAGAAAAACTGGAAGAAGATATTGAACTGGCTGATTATTTAGGTGATTCCCATGGTATTTTAGTACCTGGCGGTTTTGGCGACAGGGGGATAGAAGGCAAGGTTAATGCTATTAGATATGCTAGAGAAAATGAAATACCCTTTTTTGGTATCTGTCTGGGGATGCAGTGTGCAGTAATTGAATTTGCTAGAAATAAAGCTGGTTATAAGGGGGCTAATAGTTCTGAGTTTAACCCTGAATCACCACACCCGGTGATTGATTTGATGCCTGATCAGAAGGATATAGAAAATATGGGTGGTACCATGAGACTGGGGCTTTATCCCTGTAAAATGACCCCTGATACTATAAGTTATGATGTTTATCATGAAGAAATAATTTACGAGAGACACCGCCACCGTTATGAATTTAATAATGAATACCGTAATGAACTAAAGGAAGCGGGGATTGTTATGGCTGGTATTTCACCTGATAATAGACTGGTTGAGATTATAGAGCTGCCAGAACACCCCTGGTTTGTAGGGGTTCAATTCCATCCAGAGTTTAAGTCTCGTCCCAATAGACCGCATCCTTTGTTTGTTGGTTTTGTAGAGGCTGCTGTAGAAAATAGCAAATAGAGTCATCTCAAGGCAGTAAAAAAATAAAAATATTATTTTATGGCAAATATTGTATATCGATTCCAGATATGATATAATTTACAGGAACTTTTTAGTGAGGTTGGTGAAAAATGATGATAACAAGGGTTTCTGGAGGAAAATTATATCATGAAATGGAATTGCTGAGGGAAAGTTTGGTGGAGAAGTATGAAGAGACAAGAAATTTCAGGGATAAAGATGTCTACAATTTGAGCGAAGAGATGGACAGCTATATTATCCAGTATATGAGAGATATTAAGAGGTGATTATTTGGAAAGGGATGTAGTTTTTTTTGACCTTGATGGGACACTTTTGCCGATAGATATTGATGATTTTTTAAGGAAATATTTTAAGGCTTTAACCAGGGAGTTTTCAGATACTTTTGATCCTGATTACTTTATTAAGTCATTACTCAAGGCTACCAATGCTATGATTGAAAACAATGGGGAAAGATTAAATATTGATGTCTTTATTGATTCTTTTCTGAATTTAATGGGTGTTGATAATCAAAGTGATATGATGAACAGGTTTGATAAATTTTATCAGGAGAAGTTTCCCCGCTTAGGGGCAGACATAAGGGCAGGTAAGGTGCCAGCTAATTTAATTAAACACTTAAAAGAGTCAGGGTATCAATTGGTACTGGCCACAAATCCAGTCTTTCCATTACAGGCCATCAAGGAAAGAATGAACTGGGCTAATGTTGACCCAGGAGATTTTGCATATATAAGCTGTTATGAAAACATGCATTACTGCAAACCCAATCCGGGATTTTATCAGGAAATTTTACAGAAAATTGATGTTGAGCCTGAAAGGGCAATGATGATAGGAAATGATGTCCAGGAAGATATGATAGCGGCTACCCTGGGAATGGAGACATATCTATTGACTGATTTTTTAATTGACAGAAGGACAGATAATTCCAGGATAGACTGGAAAGGGACTATGGAGGAACTTTTTGCTTATTTAACAAATAAATAATTTCAGCTTGTATAAAACCCCTTAGCTCAGGTAATAATGGTAATGAACTAAGGGGGGTTTTTTATGTTTAAGAAAACTATTCTTTTAATTTTTATTTTCTTCTTTATAACAGGCCTATTTACTAGCAGATTAGAGGCCGTTCAGGAGACTCCAGGATATATAAAAGCTGTTGATCTAGCAAAAAATGCTGTTTTGATAAATGATAGTTGGTACCATTTATCAGACAGTTCAGAGGTATTCAGGAATGGCCAGGAGAGCAGTTTGCAGGCTGCTTTACCTATTGAGGGTAGTTTTTTCCAGTGGGGCAAAGTAGAACTAAATAACAGGGGGAAGGTTGCAAAATTACAGGTTTATTATCAGGTTTATGAGGGTAAAATTACTGAGCTTTCTCTTTCAGACAGGATAATTAGACTTTCAATATTTAAGGGTGATGGATTGGCCCCTGAAAGTGAATATTTCTACTGGAGTAATGATATAATTAATAAAGAGATGGATTTACTGAAAAAAGGGGAGCACCTTGTATTAATTGCCGCCCAAAATATTGTTATTCATTTCCCGTCTCTGTAAAATATTTATGTTTTAAAAAAGGATTTTTCATTATTATGGAGAATATTATGGTTGAGGAGGTGAATACCTGATTAGGTCTTAATCAGGTAACTAGTCATGGTTGTTGAGATATCCACTGCGTTTGCTATGCGCTGTCCGGCCTGTGGGCGGTTAGAAGTACATCAACTAAATATATTCCAGTTATCTGGAGAAAAGGAGCTTGACTTTTATTGTGAATGTGGGAAACATAAGGCTGCCGTTAAAAGAAAGGGTTCCAGGTATATCTCTATAAAGTATTACTGTATTATCTGTGACCTGGAGCATACTAAAGTTATGCCGTCCAATATTTTCTGGTCAAAGAGACACCTTAATTCTCTAGTATGCCTGGATACTGACCTCAATCTTGGTTATTTTGGTTCATACCGTTTAATCAGAGAGGAGCTGGACCGTCAACAGGAGGAACTTAACTCTATGGCTAATGAACTGGGGTTTGATGAATTTGCCGATCCGGAAATAATGCTGGAGATACTTGATTATCTTCACGATATAGCAGCTACTGGGGGTCTTTATTGTGAATGCGGGAGTCATGATATAAATATTGAACTGTTTTCTAATAAACTGGAACTCTGCTGTTCAAATTGCAATTCAGCAAAACAGATATCTGCCTCCAGCAAGGAAGACCTGACAAGGCTTAAAACCCTTGATGAGGTTGTTATTAAATTAGCTGCCGGTAAATCAAAAAATTCAAAGACCCATAGATAAATTATATAAAATTATAAGGGGGTATACATAAAGATGAACTTAGTTCCAATGGCTGAAATTTTAAATAAGGCACACAAGGAAAACTATGCTGTAGGTGGTTTTAATATTAATAACATGGAGTTTCTCCAGGGGATAATCTGGGCTGCTGAGGAAATGGATTCACCACTTATTTTACAGACAAGTGAAGGGGCAGCTAAATATATCGGTATGGATTATGTTATTGGTATGGTTGATGCGGCTACTAAAAACACCCATATACCTGTGGCACTACACCTTGATCACGGTGGGAGCTTTGAATTCTGTATGAAATGTATCCGAAATGGTTATTCTTCTGTAATGTTTGATGGTTCCCATTATCAACTGGAAGAAAACATTAAACTTACTAAAGAAGTGGTTAAAGCTGCACATGCAGTTGGTGTTAGTGTTGAAGCAGAACTGGGTAAATTAGGTGGCACAGAAGACAATGTATCAGTTGAGGCTAAAGACGCTACGTTTACTGACCCAGAAGAAGCTGTGAGATTTGTTGAAGAAACAGGGGTGGATGCCCTGGCTATTGCGATTGGTACTGCCCATGGTGTTTATAGTGGTGATCCAGAACTTGATTTTGAAAGGTTAAAGACTATCAAGGGAAAAATTGACATGCCGGTAGTATTACACGGTGCCTCTGGTGTACCAGAAGCAGATGTCAAAAAAGCTGTTTCCCTGGGTATTAATAAAGTTAATGTAAATACAGATTTCCAACAGGCCTTTACAGGTAAGATTAGAGAGATATTTGTTGAGGATTCAGGGGTTTATGACCCACGGAAATACTGTGGACCGGGGAGAGAAGCCATTAAAGATAAAGTTATCGAAAAGATAACCTTCCTGGGAAGTAACGGTAAAGCCTAGTTCATTATAGACAACAGGGACTCCTGTCTCCTGCAGGGGTCTTTTTCTTTTCTTTAAATATTCTCTTCGAAAAACTATCATAATTAAGCCAGTCTTCATAATATTATTCTGTCAAATCTTAATTTAAATTTCATTTATATAAATAACAAATTTTTACTTATTGGGATGATTTTATATCTCCCGGGAAGGTGGTTTTAAATTGAATATTAGTGATTTAGAAAAACAAACAATCCCAGAGCTGCATAAGCTTGCCCGCAAGCTAAACCTGAGTGATTATTCGAAAATGAGAAAAAAAGACTTGATCTTTGCCCTGTTAAAAAAAGAAACAGAAAAAGGGGGTAATATCTTTGCAGAAGGTGTTCTGGAGGTAGTAAATGGTGAAGGATACGGTTTCCTTCGTCCTTCAAAATATATCCCCTCTGGTGATGATATTTATATTTCAGCCTCACAGATACGTCGCTTTGATCTAAGGACAGGTGATGTTGTATCTGGTCAGGTTAGAGAGCCTAAAGACAATGAACGGTATTTTGCTTTGCTACGCATAGAGGCAGTTAATTTTCAGGACCCGGAAAAGGCTAAAGACAGGGCCTATTTTGAAGACCTGACACCATTATATCCTCAGGAAAGGCTGTACCTGGAAAATGACCCTGGTGAAGTATCCAGTCGTTTAATCGATCTGGTCTCACCTGTAGGGAAAGGACAGAGGGGATTAATAGTATCTCCCCCTAAAGCTGGTAAGACCGTTCTTTTACAGAAGATAGCTAATAGTATTGCAGCAAATCACCCTGATGTGAAACTTATGATCTTATTGATCGATGAGCGGCCAGAAGAAGTAACAGATATGAAGAGGTCAGTTGATGCTGAGGTAATCAGTTCTACTTTTGATGAACCCCCGGAAAACCATCTTCAGGTAGCAAAACTATTACTGGAAAAAGCCAAAAGACTGGTCGAGCACAAATATGATGTAGTCATCTTGTTGGATAGTATTACCCGTCTGGCCCGGGCCTCTAATGTAACTGTACCTCCGAGTGGTAGGACACTATCAGGGGGGCTTGACCCGACTGCTATGCATTTCCCTAAAAAATTCTATGGGGCTGCGCGTAATATCGAAGAAGGGGGGAGTCTAACAATACTGGCCACCTCACTAGTTGATACAGGCAGTAGGATGGATGATGTTATCTATGAAGAATTCAAGGGAACAGGTAATATGGAACTACACCTGGACAGGCAGCTGGCTGAACAAAGGATATTCCCGGCGATAGATATAAAGAAATCAGGAACCAGGAAAGAGGAACTCTTACTCTCAGAAGGTGAGTTAAAGACCATGTGGAATTTCAGGAAAGGAATAAACAGGTCTGATTCGGCCGATGTTATGAACTCTATGCTTAAGCAACTAAATAATAATAAAGAAAATGAAGAACTATTAAAAAGCCTGGATAAGATATTTAAATAGAGTGGGATATGATAATAGGGGTGGCGAGTAAAATGATTATAAAAAAGCAGTTATTAATAGAGAAAATAGTAATTATCATGATGTTACTAATTATCTTATCACTCCCTGTATTAGCCAACTCTGAAAATTCCCTTACAGTAATTGAGGAGGCTGGTGAGACCTATCTTGTAGAAGATATTAACCGCTTTAATAATCTGGAAAGACCAGTAGTTGCCCTGGCTCTTTCCGGTGGCGGTGCCAGGGCTTTGTTCAACATTGGGGTGATAAAGGCCTTAGTTGAGGAAGGGGTGCCAATTGATATTGTGGTGGGGACCAGTATGGGCTCTATTGTTGGTAGTCTATATGGTAGTGGTTTAGCAATAGAGCAGATTGAAGAGATAGTTACCAGGACCCCGTTCTCCCGTTTGCTGGAAATTAATGTTGCTGATAGTCAATCACTTCTGAAGACTGCCAAAGTAAACCGTTTTATAGAAGACATATCTCCTTATAAACGCCTGGAGGAATACCCAGTACCTACTGCTCTGCTAAGCTATGACTTAACAGATGGCAGCAAGTATTTGACTACTACTGGTAGGATTTCTGAGGAAATTCAAAGTTCCTATGCTATCCCTTTTTATTTTCCAATCTATCAGAAAAATGGCAGGTTTTTAATAGATCCTGGTACTGTAGAGATCAGCCCTGCTAAAGCCGCTTCTGTTCTCGGGGGAGACCTGATAATCGCCACTATGTCCTCTGACCAAAAAACCCCTCCACAACTCTATGATACACCCCTTAAATCAACTAAGAGGTTTCTGGATTTGATACAGGATAAAAATGCTAAACGTATTCTAGAAAATTATGCAGATATAGTTATTGAAACTGATGTAAGTAAATATTCTTTTATGGACTTTAATAAAGCTGAAGAGTTGATTGAACTTGGTTACAGGAGTGCCCGGAAGAAAATGCCGCAGTTAAGAAGGCTTTTACAGGAGAGAGAAATACTACTTGATGATTATCAACCGCGTCCTTTTATCAATGTTGAACAGGAGTTTGTCGATCTTAAATACGATAGAATTATTGTTGATTCCCGGGATATTATACCGGTCTTTCATTATGGTAAAGACCATTCCTTTTTTAATCAGGGTTTAATCAGGACCATCAGAGCTAAGGCCCAGTATGGGCTGGAATATACTAAAGGGCAGCTCCATTTAAATGGATTATACACAAATAATAAGACTGATGATATTGAAATTAAAGGGCGCTGGTGTAAATTGACAAACAGTACGGATTTTATTTTAAAATCTAGCTTTAGTTCTAATAGTGATCTACAAGATTATGAAATAGGGATTAAATATTACCAATATGCCTACACAATTGGCTTTGGCCGAGGTGAAATTGCAGAACAGGATTATCTTTATCTTGATAATAGTTATGAGCTTACTTTTGGTGAGAATTTGATAACTGGTGAGACTGATTTGCTTTTTCCCTTTGGTATTAATCAGGCCAAGATTTTGACCAGCCAGCAGGCCAGCTACATGATAAGCAGCAAGTGGAGGATAAATTCTACATTTGTTTATAATAATAGCAAATTGATGGAATCCCCTATTATTTACAGGGGCCAAAAACCTGATCCTTTTGTAGAAAAGCAATCTTCCCTTGAACTAGAGTACACATA
This window contains:
- the trxA gene encoding thioredoxin — translated: MANTKEVNNNNFNKEVLNADKPVLVDFWAEWCGPCRMVGPVVEEIAKEHDELKVCKLNVDDNQALAANYGVMSIPTIILFENGEVKNKVTGYMPKSSLVSKLGLS
- a CDS encoding ATP-binding cassette domain-containing protein, which produces MLIVDNVYLTLGHKEVFRGLNLEFNEGNIYGLLGQNGAGKSTVGYLLMGIENYFPEKGQIIFDKQDITGLDIQGRARKGITLAWQEPARFEGITVHDFLTLGGRYSAKKAVDLLELVGLPAERYLKRELNDSLSGGERKRIEMASVMMIEPRVVILDEPDSGIDYGSYEKVLDVARYLRDKGSIVIMITHNVNIFDNLDYVYLICNGVAYREGEPDDVRYFYEHQCDRCEYLKTGGDSLAY
- a CDS encoding SufB/SufD family protein, with product MLTNHSEDFELLVDAYEESGGAASVFDDDSAAFLLINKDQVVGINQVKGLTIETEEIEDGIKARITISKGTKLKKPMHMCFGVTHSSGIQNIVSEYILEEGAEASLKAHCSFPKAEDVVHKMDSVIRLGRNAILNYEEVHYHGPDAGIEVLPRAKAYLSEGAYYFNEFKLVKGRVGKLDVDFEVELAKEAVTEFVSKVYGKKNDQIRIKETIHLNGRGSRGLAKTRVFASDKTVSEVIGEAYGNAPYVKGHIDCVEAVKGEAEVSAVPIIRVNNDLAELSHEASIGRINQKQLETLIARGLNEEEATDLIVNGMLK
- a CDS encoding flavodoxin family protein — encoded protein: MKVLVIHAQDDKITKIAKAMVEGIVNNGNQADRISTSDTGGLVNFHSYDLVLVGSPTKGFFKGKIDENIKPFLGQCKRTVGKEAVAFVTPRGFATTKALKLVMAVLESLGCIVKDFVSLSTVKEARVFGGKL
- a CDS encoding DUF1934 domain-containing protein gives rise to the protein MSRKIELTIKSCQKYPDDGRVEEINSSTEGLIYRKNRLHYLVYNDYSAGLSGVRTTIKIDQACERVLIIRAKPYEYQQTFVNGKKEKGSYQTNYGRIKTAVLTEELKIDLRDKKGSILIDYKLYFNGQYTSRNNLLINWV
- a CDS encoding CTP synthase codes for the protein MASKYIFVTGGVVSALGKGITAASLGRLLKSRGLKVSIQKFDPYINVDPGTMSPYQHGEVFVTDDGAETDLDLGHYERFIDVNLSQNNNVTTGQIYGSVIRKERKGEYLGATVQVIPHITDEIKDRITRVGRETDADVVITEIGGTIGDIESLPFIEAIRQLKSDLGKEYIFYLHCTLVPYIATAGELKTKPTQHSIKELRSIGIQPDAVVCRCDRELTREVKDKIALFGDIDKDAVVQVIDADHIYEVPLLLEEEGLASYVIDKLGLKDKVHAPDLNEWCEMVKKMQKPGGKVKISIVGKYVELPDAYISINESLKHAGIANNADVEINYVYAEKLEEDIELADYLGDSHGILVPGGFGDRGIEGKVNAIRYARENEIPFFGICLGMQCAVIEFARNKAGYKGANSSEFNPESPHPVIDLMPDQKDIENMGGTMRLGLYPCKMTPDTISYDVYHEEIIYERHRHRYEFNNEYRNELKEAGIVMAGISPDNRLVEIIELPEHPWFVGVQFHPEFKSRPNRPHPLFVGFVEAAVENSK
- a CDS encoding aspartyl-phosphate phosphatase Spo0E family protein, producing MMITRVSGGKLYHEMELLRESLVEKYEETRNFRDKDVYNLSEEMDSYIIQYMRDIKR
- a CDS encoding HAD family hydrolase; its protein translation is MERDVVFFDLDGTLLPIDIDDFLRKYFKALTREFSDTFDPDYFIKSLLKATNAMIENNGERLNIDVFIDSFLNLMGVDNQSDMMNRFDKFYQEKFPRLGADIRAGKVPANLIKHLKESGYQLVLATNPVFPLQAIKERMNWANVDPGDFAYISCYENMHYCKPNPGFYQEILQKIDVEPERAMMIGNDVQEDMIAATLGMETYLLTDFLIDRRTDNSRIDWKGTMEELFAYLTNK
- a CDS encoding class II fructose-1,6-bisphosphate aldolase, with amino-acid sequence MNLVPMAEILNKAHKENYAVGGFNINNMEFLQGIIWAAEEMDSPLILQTSEGAAKYIGMDYVIGMVDAATKNTHIPVALHLDHGGSFEFCMKCIRNGYSSVMFDGSHYQLEENIKLTKEVVKAAHAVGVSVEAELGKLGGTEDNVSVEAKDATFTDPEEAVRFVEETGVDALAIAIGTAHGVYSGDPELDFERLKTIKGKIDMPVVLHGASGVPEADVKKAVSLGINKVNVNTDFQQAFTGKIREIFVEDSGVYDPRKYCGPGREAIKDKVIEKITFLGSNGKA
- the rho gene encoding transcription termination factor Rho; the protein is MNISDLEKQTIPELHKLARKLNLSDYSKMRKKDLIFALLKKETEKGGNIFAEGVLEVVNGEGYGFLRPSKYIPSGDDIYISASQIRRFDLRTGDVVSGQVREPKDNERYFALLRIEAVNFQDPEKAKDRAYFEDLTPLYPQERLYLENDPGEVSSRLIDLVSPVGKGQRGLIVSPPKAGKTVLLQKIANSIAANHPDVKLMILLIDERPEEVTDMKRSVDAEVISSTFDEPPENHLQVAKLLLEKAKRLVEHKYDVVILLDSITRLARASNVTVPPSGRTLSGGLDPTAMHFPKKFYGAARNIEEGGSLTILATSLVDTGSRMDDVIYEEFKGTGNMELHLDRQLAEQRIFPAIDIKKSGTRKEELLLSEGELKTMWNFRKGINRSDSADVMNSMLKQLNNNKENEELLKSLDKIFK